A stretch of the Agrobacterium vitis genome encodes the following:
- a CDS encoding DEAD/DEAH box helicase family protein, with protein sequence MSSDPFSLDMFGNNALSTTLDLGITGFGGPAPDAANDDEPDPTPPAPAPAKVAPTSSHPRPQGQRSNFHLNDDRGLAASWRDRARANIAAILIAQAIEQRDRPATQKEQTQLIRFTGFGASELANAMFRRPGETAFRKGWDEIAASLESAVSQADYASLARCTQYAHFTPEGIIRAIWAGLLRLGWRGGRVIEPGIGTGLFPALTPQELRGESFFTGIELDPVTARIVRLLQPKARIINGDFARTELSPIFDLAIGNPPFSDRTVRSDRAYRRLGLRLHDYFIARSIDLLKPGGLAAFVTTHGALDKVDGTAREHIAKSADLIGAIRLPEGSFRHDAGTDVVVDIVFFRKRKVGEEAGDLSWLELEEVRPPSPDAEPIRINRWLARHPEFVLGSHSTTSGPFGETYTCIASSDQDFEAALGAAIARLPAGQYDGEPTPIDIEHEAELGDFVGLKPNTTRIREGSFFIDKAHGLMQMIDGAPVAITMRKGRTGDGLSEKHVRIVTKLIPIRDAVREVLRCQESDRPWRDAQVRMRIAWSSFVRDFGPINHTTVSIQEDAETAEVRETHRRPNLQPFLDDPDCWLVASIEDYNLETDTAKPGPIFATRVIAPPMPPLITNAADALAVVLNERGHVDLDHIAELLHLDVSTVIADLGDEVFRDPADGSWQTADAYLSGAVRTKLAAAQAAAELDPSYESNMLALQVVQPADLRPSDITARLGAPWIPAADVVAFVKEKMQADIRIHHMPELGSWTVEARQLGYSAAGTSEWGTSRRHAGDLLADALNSRAPQIFDTFKDADGERRVLNVVDTEAARDKLQRIKQAFQDWVWTDPDRTDRLARDYNDRFNNIAPRKFDGSHLKLPGASGAFVLYGHQKRGIWRIIADGSTYLAHAVGAGKTMTMAAAIMEQRRLGLIAKAMLVVPGHCLAQAAREFLALYPNARILVADETNFTKDKRARFLSRAATATWDAIIITHSAFRFIAVPPAFEQEMIQDELQLYEDLMAKADSEDRVSRKRLERLKEGLQERLEGLATRKDDILTISEIGIDQIIVDEAQEFRKLSFATNMSTLKGIDPNGSQRAWDLYVKSRYIETRNPGRALVLASGTPITNTLGEMFSIQRLLGHAALAERGLHEFDAWASCFGDTTTELEIQPSGKYKPVSRFASFVNVPELIAMFRSFADVVMPEDLRQYVKVPNISTGRRQILTAKPTALFKTYQQMLDARIKAIEQREGPVKPGDDILLSVITDGRHAAIDLRFVIPDADNEEGNKLNLLVRNACRIWKETGDGVYRRPDGKDFDLPGAAQMIFSDLGTLNVEKSRGFSAYRFIRDELIRLGVPASQIAFMQDYKKTEAKQRLFGDVRAGKVRFLIGSSETMGTGVNAQLRLKALHHLDVPWLPSQIEQREGRIVRQGNQHEEVDIFAYATEGSLDASMWQNNERKARFIAAALSGDTSIRRLEDIGQGAANQFAMAKAIASGDERLMQKAGLEADIARLERLRAAHEDDQYAVRRQMRDAEREIEVSTRRIGEVGQDIARLRPGGCDAFTMVVLGQEYAERKEAGRALMKEILTLLQLQQEGELHLATIGGFDLVYEGERFGKGDGYRYDTLLQRTGADYEIDLAITVTPLGAISRLEHALSGFDEEQHQYRRRLEDAERRLVSYRSRDGGAFAFEDDLKEKRLNLRAIEAQLSGDNETVAAAA encoded by the coding sequence ATGAGCAGCGATCCCTTTTCACTCGACATGTTCGGCAACAACGCGCTCTCCACCACGCTCGATCTTGGCATCACAGGCTTCGGAGGCCCCGCACCTGATGCGGCAAACGATGACGAGCCGGATCCGACGCCACCAGCGCCCGCCCCTGCCAAGGTGGCACCGACCAGTTCACACCCCCGCCCGCAGGGTCAGCGTTCCAACTTCCACCTCAATGACGACCGAGGCCTTGCCGCGTCCTGGCGGGATCGCGCTCGCGCCAATATCGCAGCCATCCTGATTGCTCAGGCGATAGAACAACGGGATCGGCCCGCCACACAGAAAGAACAGACGCAACTGATCCGCTTCACCGGCTTTGGCGCCAGTGAGTTGGCGAACGCGATGTTCCGCCGCCCCGGCGAAACCGCGTTCCGAAAGGGTTGGGACGAGATCGCGGCTTCACTGGAAAGCGCCGTCTCGCAGGCCGACTACGCGTCGCTCGCGCGCTGCACTCAATATGCGCACTTCACGCCTGAAGGGATCATCCGCGCGATTTGGGCAGGATTGCTGCGTCTCGGCTGGCGCGGCGGCCGCGTGATCGAGCCAGGTATCGGGACCGGCCTGTTCCCGGCGCTGACGCCACAGGAATTGCGGGGAGAGAGTTTCTTCACCGGCATCGAACTCGACCCGGTCACGGCACGTATCGTTCGCTTGCTGCAGCCGAAGGCCAGGATCATCAACGGCGATTTCGCGCGCACCGAGCTCTCACCGATCTTCGATCTGGCGATCGGTAATCCCCCCTTCTCCGATCGGACCGTCCGTTCCGACCGCGCCTATCGGAGACTTGGACTTCGCCTGCATGACTATTTCATCGCCCGGTCGATCGATCTCCTCAAACCCGGCGGGCTTGCTGCCTTCGTCACGACGCATGGGGCGCTCGACAAAGTGGACGGCACGGCGCGCGAGCATATCGCCAAGTCGGCCGACCTGATCGGCGCCATCCGTTTGCCCGAAGGCAGTTTTCGCCACGACGCCGGCACGGATGTCGTCGTGGACATTGTCTTCTTCCGTAAACGCAAGGTTGGCGAAGAGGCCGGCGATCTCTCGTGGTTGGAACTGGAGGAGGTTCGCCCTCCCAGCCCCGACGCCGAACCGATCCGCATCAATCGCTGGCTTGCGCGCCATCCCGAGTTTGTGCTGGGCAGCCATTCGACAACGTCCGGCCCGTTCGGCGAAACCTATACATGCATCGCTTCATCCGATCAGGATTTCGAGGCCGCGCTCGGCGCCGCCATCGCCCGGCTTCCCGCAGGCCAATATGACGGCGAGCCGACGCCGATTGACATCGAGCATGAGGCAGAACTTGGCGATTTCGTCGGTCTCAAACCGAACACGACCAGGATACGGGAGGGAAGCTTCTTCATCGACAAGGCCCACGGTCTCATGCAGATGATCGACGGTGCGCCGGTGGCGATTACCATGCGAAAAGGTCGCACAGGTGATGGCCTGTCGGAAAAGCACGTGCGGATCGTCACCAAGCTGATCCCAATCCGCGACGCTGTGCGCGAGGTATTGCGATGCCAGGAGTCCGATCGACCTTGGCGCGATGCTCAGGTCCGGATGCGCATCGCCTGGTCGAGTTTTGTGCGCGATTTCGGGCCGATCAACCATACGACTGTTTCGATCCAGGAGGACGCGGAGACGGCTGAGGTGCGGGAAACGCATCGCCGACCGAACCTGCAACCCTTCTTAGACGATCCGGATTGCTGGCTGGTCGCCTCGATCGAGGACTACAATCTCGAGACCGACACGGCGAAGCCGGGTCCGATATTCGCTACCCGTGTGATCGCTCCGCCGATGCCGCCTCTCATCACCAACGCGGCTGATGCGTTGGCGGTCGTGCTCAACGAACGCGGCCATGTCGACCTCGATCATATCGCCGAACTGCTGCATCTCGACGTGTCCACAGTGATTGCTGATCTAGGCGACGAGGTGTTCCGCGACCCAGCTGACGGATCCTGGCAGACAGCCGATGCTTATCTTTCAGGCGCAGTCCGTACCAAGCTCGCCGCCGCGCAGGCCGCAGCCGAGCTTGATCCGTCCTATGAGAGCAACATGCTTGCTCTGCAAGTTGTTCAACCGGCCGATCTTCGCCCCTCCGACATTACCGCCCGGCTCGGAGCACCATGGATACCGGCCGCCGATGTCGTTGCCTTCGTCAAAGAGAAGATGCAAGCCGACATCCGCATCCACCATATGCCGGAACTCGGATCCTGGACGGTGGAGGCTCGGCAGCTTGGATACAGCGCCGCCGGCACGTCGGAATGGGGAACGAGCCGCCGCCATGCCGGAGACCTGTTGGCCGATGCCCTGAACAGCCGGGCTCCCCAGATCTTCGACACCTTCAAAGATGCCGATGGCGAGCGCAGGGTTCTCAACGTCGTCGACACCGAAGCCGCGCGCGACAAGCTCCAAAGGATCAAGCAGGCATTCCAGGACTGGGTCTGGACCGATCCAGATCGAACCGACCGGCTGGCCCGCGACTACAATGACCGTTTCAACAACATCGCGCCGCGGAAATTCGACGGCTCCCACCTGAAACTTCCCGGCGCCTCTGGCGCCTTTGTTCTTTATGGGCATCAGAAACGCGGCATCTGGCGGATCATTGCCGATGGCTCGACCTATCTTGCCCATGCCGTCGGCGCGGGCAAGACGATGACGATGGCGGCGGCCATCATGGAGCAGCGCCGGCTTGGACTGATCGCCAAGGCCATGCTGGTCGTGCCCGGCCATTGCTTGGCGCAGGCTGCCCGCGAGTTCCTGGCGCTCTATCCCAATGCTCGTATTCTCGTCGCTGACGAGACCAACTTCACCAAGGACAAGCGGGCCCGCTTCCTATCGCGGGCTGCCACCGCCACCTGGGATGCGATCATCATCACGCACTCGGCGTTCCGGTTCATCGCCGTGCCGCCTGCCTTTGAGCAGGAAATGATCCAGGACGAGCTGCAGCTCTACGAAGACCTGATGGCCAAGGCCGATAGCGAGGACCGCGTTTCGCGCAAGCGGCTCGAGCGGTTGAAGGAAGGACTGCAGGAGCGGCTCGAAGGTCTCGCCACCCGCAAGGATGATATTCTCACCATCTCCGAAATCGGCATCGACCAGATCATCGTCGACGAGGCGCAGGAATTCCGCAAACTCTCCTTCGCCACCAATATGTCGACGCTGAAGGGCATCGACCCGAACGGCTCGCAGCGGGCATGGGATCTCTACGTCAAATCCCGCTATATCGAGACGAGGAATCCCGGCCGCGCGCTGGTGCTGGCGTCGGGCACGCCGATTACCAACACGCTCGGCGAGATGTTCTCGATCCAGCGCCTGCTCGGCCATGCAGCACTCGCTGAACGCGGGCTGCATGAGTTCGATGCCTGGGCCTCCTGCTTCGGCGACACGACGACCGAGCTCGAAATCCAGCCATCCGGCAAATACAAGCCCGTGAGCCGCTTCGCCTCCTTCGTCAATGTGCCAGAGCTGATCGCCATGTTCCGGTCCTTCGCTGATGTCGTCATGCCGGAGGATCTCAGGCAGTATGTAAAAGTCCCAAACATCTCCACCGGGCGCCGGCAGATCCTGACGGCCAAGCCGACGGCGCTGTTCAAGACCTATCAGCAGATGCTCGACGCGCGCATCAAGGCGATCGAGCAGCGTGAGGGACCGGTCAAGCCGGGTGACGATATCCTGCTGTCCGTCATCACTGATGGACGCCATGCGGCGATCGACCTGCGCTTCGTCATCCCCGATGCCGACAACGAGGAGGGAAACAAGCTCAATCTTCTCGTCCGAAACGCCTGTCGGATCTGGAAGGAAACGGGCGATGGCGTCTACCGACGCCCCGATGGCAAGGACTTCGATCTTCCGGGGGCGGCGCAGATGATCTTTTCCGATCTCGGCACCCTTAATGTCGAAAAGTCCCGCGGCTTCTCAGCTTATCGCTTCATTCGAGACGAACTGATCCGGCTCGGCGTGCCGGCATCGCAGATCGCATTCATGCAGGACTACAAGAAGACCGAAGCCAAGCAGCGGCTGTTCGGGGACGTCCGCGCTGGCAAGGTCCGTTTCCTGATCGGTTCGTCGGAGACGATGGGCACCGGCGTTAACGCCCAGCTTCGTCTTAAGGCGCTCCATCATCTCGACGTCCCTTGGTTGCCGTCTCAGATCGAGCAGCGAGAAGGACGGATCGTCCGCCAGGGCAACCAGCATGAGGAAGTGGATATCTTCGCCTATGCCACAGAGGGTTCGCTCGACGCCTCGATGTGGCAGAACAACGAACGCAAGGCCCGGTTCATCGCTGCGGCCCTATCCGGCGACACATCGATCCGTCGGCTCGAAGACATCGGTCAGGGCGCCGCCAATCAGTTCGCCATGGCCAAGGCCATCGCGTCCGGCGACGAGCGCCTGATGCAGAAGGCAGGGCTCGAGGCGGACATTGCCAGGCTTGAACGGCTGCGGGCGGCGCATGAGGACGACCAATATGCGGTCCGTCGCCAGATGAGGGACGCCGAGCGAGAAATCGAGGTCTCGACCCGGCGCATCGGCGAGGTCGGCCAAGACATCGCGCGGCTACGGCCGGGCGGCTGCGATGCCTTTACGATGGTGGTACTCGGCCAGGAATATGCCGAGCGCAAGGAGGCCGGCCGGGCGTTGATGAAGGAAATCCTCACCCTGCTCCAGCTTCAACAGGAAGGGGAGTTGCATCTGGCAACGATCGGCGGCTTCGATCTCGTTTATGAGGGGGAGCGCTTCGGCAAGGGCGACGGCTATCGGTACGACACGCTGCTTCAGCGCACCGGCGCAGACTACGAGATCGATTTGGCGATCACGGTCACGCCGCTCGGTGCCATCTCGCGGCTGGAGCACGCACTCAGTGGCTTTGACGAGGAACAGCACCAGTATCGCCGGCGGCTTGAAGACGCCGAGCGGCGATTGGTTTCCTACCGTTCCCGAGACGGAGGCGCTTTCGCGTTCGAAGACGACCTGAAGGAAAAGCGGCTGAATTTGCGGGCAATCGAGGCTCAACTGTCGGGAGACAACGAGACCGTCGCGGCAGCTGCATAG
- a CDS encoding AraC family transcriptional regulator, giving the protein MISKTGQSSNKRPPCSTACDLSLSNGPAMAMRMDFADYEAEGVQHQHPQGQLILALHGAVTCTAESGMWVVPPDCGVWVPGGVPHSNKVTPNARLTYLFVEPGASALPAECCTLSVSPMLREMIHRVADLSESGARDAHVDRLMRVMLDELALMPRERLELPVSDHPKIALIAAALLADPSDRRTLGQWAEHIAVSERSLKRLMVQETGLSFGRWRRQLHLVIALRELAGGATVQRVAGDLGYESTTAFIVMFRKALGTTPSRYFTDRLLSAERTSSSIKQA; this is encoded by the coding sequence ATGATCTCGAAAACGGGCCAATCCTCGAATAAGCGACCTCCCTGCAGCACCGCTTGCGATCTCAGCCTCTCAAATGGGCCGGCGATGGCCATGAGAATGGACTTCGCCGACTATGAAGCCGAGGGGGTGCAGCACCAGCACCCGCAAGGTCAACTGATCCTGGCGCTCCATGGCGCGGTGACCTGCACTGCGGAAAGTGGGATGTGGGTCGTTCCACCCGACTGCGGAGTTTGGGTACCCGGCGGCGTTCCTCACAGCAATAAGGTCACACCCAATGCTCGTCTAACATACCTGTTTGTCGAGCCCGGCGCGTCCGCGCTTCCCGCTGAATGCTGCACTCTTTCGGTATCGCCAATGCTTCGGGAGATGATCCACCGAGTGGCGGACCTGTCAGAAAGCGGTGCGCGCGACGCGCATGTCGATCGCCTAATGCGGGTCATGCTTGATGAGCTCGCGCTGATGCCGCGGGAGAGGCTGGAGCTGCCCGTATCTGACCATCCAAAGATCGCCTTGATTGCGGCGGCCCTTTTGGCAGACCCGAGCGACCGCCGAACCCTCGGCCAATGGGCTGAGCACATCGCCGTCAGTGAGCGATCGTTGAAGAGGCTTATGGTCCAGGAAACAGGATTAAGTTTCGGCCGTTGGCGGCGTCAGCTTCATCTCGTCATCGCGCTACGGGAATTGGCCGGCGGTGCGACAGTCCAACGGGTAGCAGGCGACCTAGGGTACGAATCCACGACGGCCTTCATCGTCATGTTCAGGAAGGCGCTTGGGACCACGCCATCGCGCTACTTTACCGATCGGCTTTTAAGCGCCGAACGCACGTCTAGCTCAATCAAACAGGCCTGA
- a CDS encoding NmrA family NAD(P)-binding protein: MRIAVVGATGRIGVKLTEKLLAKGHSVKALSRGGPALDTLVAKGAEPFLGSFDTGDGKLGRFFEDADAAFLMVKTLWAAKDFRGHYPAVALRFFDALRDSPVKFAVSLTAMGSELCGNTGHFQGFHILDQILNRLRDINLVHLQGGWFMEDLSRWSDAIAQHDRIGFTLAPDLKAPWVSVQDIADFAAKEFEMPTDQHRSVRQLGIDYTMTEIAALIGRELGREVDYRFINPKDREVETVFREKFGTLDRWVYDKNTAAALNDGRVKFRHDRPVLPTTMEDFIKDTLKPLVENARTESLKPETFLTWSSQR, from the coding sequence ATGCGTATTGCGGTGGTCGGCGCGACCGGCAGGATCGGGGTTAAACTGACCGAAAAACTCCTGGCGAAGGGCCATTCCGTCAAAGCTCTTTCAAGAGGGGGGCCTGCCCTAGACACCCTTGTCGCGAAGGGAGCGGAACCGTTCCTTGGCAGTTTCGACACAGGTGATGGCAAGCTTGGCAGGTTTTTCGAAGACGCCGACGCTGCGTTTCTGATGGTCAAAACCCTTTGGGCGGCGAAGGACTTTCGGGGACACTACCCTGCGGTAGCGCTTCGGTTCTTCGACGCACTTCGGGATTCGCCGGTGAAATTCGCCGTGAGCCTGACCGCAATGGGGTCCGAACTCTGTGGAAACACCGGCCATTTTCAGGGGTTTCACATCCTGGATCAGATCCTCAACCGGTTACGCGACATCAATCTGGTGCACTTGCAGGGTGGCTGGTTTATGGAGGACCTGTCCAGGTGGAGCGACGCGATCGCGCAGCACGATCGGATCGGCTTTACGCTTGCCCCGGATCTCAAAGCGCCTTGGGTTTCCGTTCAGGACATCGCGGATTTCGCGGCGAAGGAGTTCGAAATGCCGACCGATCAGCACCGGTCGGTAAGGCAACTGGGAATCGACTACACGATGACCGAGATCGCCGCGCTGATAGGCCGGGAACTCGGTAGAGAGGTGGATTATCGCTTCATCAATCCGAAGGATCGCGAGGTCGAAACCGTATTCCGGGAAAAATTCGGAACGCTCGATCGATGGGTCTATGACAAGAACACCGCGGCGGCTCTTAACGATGGCCGTGTCAAGTTCCGCCATGATCGTCCGGTCCTCCCTACGACCATGGAAGACTTCATCAAAGACACTCTTAAGCCGCTGGTCGAGAACGCGCGGACGGAGAGCCTCAAACCGGAGACCTTCCTGACGTGGAGCTCGCAAAGATAA
- a CDS encoding ParB N-terminal domain-containing protein — MQIMKVDPRALKENLDRMRQSKSSPQADALMLATIKAVGIVQPPVVAPETDGGNSYIIDAGHRRVRLAIAAGLEEIEILVVDAANDNGAMRSMVENSVREALNPVDQWRGVERLVALGWTEEAIAVALALPVRQIRKLRLLANVLPAMLEQMALGDMPSEQHLRIIAAAGQVDQKEVWKAHKPKKGDTAPWWQIANALTKKRMYARDASFDDDLAQAYGVEWVEDLFAPADQDGRYTTNVEGFLGAQHEWMTANLPKRGAIVEVNGWGQPELPKKASQVYGKPSRSDHTALYLDRDGKVQTVHYRMPEAAMPKGAGAGESAASNDDDDAIASPKVRPDVTQKGHDMIGDFRTDALHDALGRAPIEDDMLMVLLVLAFAGQNVRVDSGADGAFYGGKRFSRHAVALFDEHGKLAFDQDTLRVAVRSVLIDVLSCRRGMSNSGMVSRIAGEAIGADEYLPNMGSEEFLSCLSRQALEASCAEASMQPRQKVRETRAALVEHFADEHFVHPSARFAPPAEELVDWIQASSITDARDAAPHDDRGQADQPDANRDAPIDEAGDHDDPQDSDLSDDEEHDDVDQRAAA; from the coding sequence ATGCAGATCATGAAGGTTGACCCGCGAGCACTGAAGGAAAACCTTGACCGGATGCGTCAGTCGAAGTCGTCGCCGCAGGCCGATGCGTTGATGTTGGCGACGATCAAGGCCGTCGGCATCGTCCAGCCGCCGGTTGTTGCCCCCGAAACCGATGGCGGTAATAGCTATATCATCGATGCCGGACATCGCCGCGTGCGACTGGCCATCGCCGCCGGCCTGGAAGAAATCGAAATCCTGGTCGTCGATGCCGCCAATGATAATGGCGCCATGCGCTCGATGGTGGAAAACTCGGTTCGGGAAGCCCTCAATCCCGTTGATCAGTGGCGAGGCGTCGAACGACTTGTGGCGCTCGGCTGGACGGAGGAAGCGATTGCCGTCGCTCTTGCTCTCCCCGTCCGCCAGATCCGCAAGCTGCGACTGCTCGCCAACGTCCTGCCGGCCATGCTCGAACAGATGGCGCTGGGCGACATGCCGTCAGAGCAGCACTTGCGGATCATTGCCGCCGCCGGTCAGGTTGACCAGAAGGAGGTCTGGAAGGCGCATAAGCCGAAGAAGGGCGACACCGCTCCGTGGTGGCAGATCGCCAATGCGCTGACCAAAAAGCGCATGTATGCCCGTGATGCGAGCTTTGATGACGATCTGGCGCAGGCCTATGGTGTCGAGTGGGTCGAAGACCTCTTCGCGCCGGCCGACCAGGACGGTCGCTACACTACCAATGTCGAGGGCTTTCTCGGCGCCCAGCATGAGTGGATGACCGCCAACCTGCCGAAGCGTGGCGCCATCGTCGAGGTCAACGGCTGGGGCCAGCCGGAACTGCCGAAGAAAGCGTCTCAGGTCTACGGCAAGCCCTCCAGGTCAGACCATACGGCGCTCTATCTCGATCGCGATGGCAAGGTGCAGACGGTGCATTACCGCATGCCCGAGGCGGCAATGCCGAAGGGCGCTGGAGCAGGCGAATCCGCCGCGAGCAACGATGACGACGATGCGATAGCCTCGCCGAAGGTTCGCCCCGATGTCACCCAGAAGGGCCATGACATGATCGGGGATTTTCGCACCGATGCGCTCCATGATGCGCTCGGCCGCGCGCCGATCGAAGACGACATGTTGATGGTGCTCCTGGTGCTAGCCTTTGCCGGGCAGAACGTCCGCGTCGACTCCGGTGCAGATGGGGCCTTCTACGGCGGCAAGCGCTTCTCGCGCCACGCCGTCGCCCTGTTCGACGAGCACGGCAAGCTTGCCTTCGATCAGGACACGCTTCGGGTCGCCGTTCGTTCGGTGCTGATCGATGTGCTGTCGTGCCGCCGCGGCATGTCGAACAGCGGCATGGTTTCGCGCATCGCAGGCGAGGCGATCGGCGCCGACGAATACTTGCCGAACATGGGTTCGGAGGAGTTCCTCTCGTGCCTTTCTCGCCAGGCGTTGGAGGCATCGTGCGCCGAAGCTTCCATGCAGCCGCGGCAGAAGGTTCGCGAGACCCGCGCAGCGCTCGTCGAGCATTTCGCAGACGAGCACTTTGTCCATCCGTCTGCCCGCTTTGCACCACCAGCCGAAGAGTTGGTCGATTGGATCCAGGCGAGCTCCATCACGGATGCTAGGGACGCAGCCCCACACGACGACCGTGGTCAAGCTGACCAACCCGATGCGAACCGGGACGCGCCTATCGATGAGGCTGGGGATCACGATGATCCGCAGGATTCTGATCTGTCTGACGACGAAGAGCACGACGACGTCGATCAGAGGGCTGCAGCATGA
- a CDS encoding DUF1419 domain-containing protein: MNPSPTIRKVFQGVATRQQMFRMFDRHGQRPDPWDGDPSHLYAGEWFEIAEAEHDYMFEILPPLWIRGSMFAMREFLTDSVTSVFFTSRIDGVIRHFHGYCDLSDHSAVEHMRVAIVERESRPVGSMSRGERLEHIWSITADDYRGYAGDRWPQSNRGHRTVVLYGGKEGTFLKLLDDLTDDEISAKLPVHLRHLPVSIAA, from the coding sequence ATGAACCCCTCTCCCACAATCCGCAAGGTTTTCCAGGGTGTGGCAACACGCCAGCAAATGTTCCGCATGTTCGACCGTCATGGCCAGCGACCGGACCCTTGGGACGGCGATCCTTCACATCTCTATGCCGGGGAATGGTTCGAGATCGCTGAGGCCGAGCACGATTATATGTTCGAGATCCTCCCGCCACTTTGGATCCGCGGATCAATGTTCGCCATGCGTGAGTTCCTGACCGACTCTGTGACGTCCGTGTTCTTCACCTCGCGTATCGATGGGGTCATCCGCCACTTCCACGGCTATTGCGACCTGTCCGACCACTCCGCCGTCGAGCATATGCGCGTGGCAATCGTTGAGCGGGAAAGTCGACCGGTTGGGTCAATGTCCCGGGGAGAGCGACTGGAGCATATCTGGAGCATCACGGCTGACGACTATCGCGGCTATGCGGGCGATCGATGGCCCCAAAGCAACCGTGGGCATCGCACTGTTGTCCTCTACGGCGGCAAGGAGGGCACGTTCCTGAAACTGCTCGACGATCTGACGGACGACGAAATCTCCGCCAAGCTTCCTGTGCATTTAAGGCACCTCCCCGTCTCCATCGCCGCTTGA